TGACCTGGAGCATCTCCCATCACAGCAGGTGAGTTTGGGAACTGTAGGTCTaccagcaccctcccccccccggccccagccTGGCCGCTGGGCTACAAGACCATGCTGCCTGCCCCCTCTGCATGACCCACTCCCCTCCGAGCGGACCTGTAGCCCCACCTTGAAGCAGTGGGGACCGGGGTGGGCCTTTCACCTGGAGGGCTTTCTGGAGATTCGAGGAAAGAGCTCCAACCTGGCTCATAGTGTGGGTGGGAGCTGGGTCTGCCCTGCAGGTGCTGGACACAGGAGAGCAGCTGATGGTCCCCGTGGATGTCCTCGAAGTGGATAGCGAGGGGGCCCTCTGGAAGTTTCTGCTCTCGGGAGCCATGGCAGGCGCGGTATCCCGCACTGGCACGGCCCCTCTGGACCGAGCCAAGGTGTATATGCAGGTGCGCATAGAGTGCGGCGCGGGAGCCCTCGGGGTGGGGTTGGAtggaggtggagaggagagagcgagagggagagagacgatGGAGGGCaggttgggggtgagggtggggccgGGACGAGGGTTGGAGTCAGGAGAAGGCTGAATGGAGAGAAGAGCGAGGGTAGAACGGGAGCCAATGTGGAGGCGGCACGCAGATTGAACTGGGGGTAAGGGAATCGGGGATAGGGTCTTCGGATGGCCTTGAAGGCAAACTGGGCCTGGCGaggagaggaagatgaggagaTGGGCCTCCGGGTGTGTGTGCTGCGTCGCAGAACTGTGGGGCTGGCCAGGGACAGAGTGGGGACAGGATGGGGTTGAGCTCCAAGCTGGGATGGAGGGGGAGAtgagggccggggggggggggtgctcctcACAGGGCCGGGGGCCTCCCTCCCCGCAGGTCTACTCCTCCAAGACTAACTTCATGAACCTGCTGGTGGGGCTCCGAAGCATGGTCCAGGAGGGGGGCTTCCGCTCCTTGTGGCGGGGCAATGGCATCAACGTCCTCAAGATTGCCCCCGAGTATGCCATCAAGTTCTCTGTCTTTGAACAGGTGGGCGGGGACGGCCTGCTTTCTCCAGGCCACACCTGTCTGCCACCCCTCACAAGCCCAGATCCCTACCCAAGACACACCTGCACCCTCTGGCCCCAGACCCAGGGTGGGTTCCAGCTAGGAAGATGGTGAGCGGttctctcctgctcctctctcctcccccagtgTAAGAATTACTTCTGCGGAGTGCACGGGTCCCCACCCATTCAGGAACGGCTGCTTGCCGGCTCCCTAGCTGTGGCCACCTCCCAGACGCTCATCAACCCCATGGAGGTAAGAGAATACCTCGTGGAAGAAGAAACAAGGTGAAAACCAGCTGCCAGTGGCTACATTTCCTCCTTCttatctccctcttcccctcctcctcctcatcttctccTTCCTAGGAGGTGTGTGTCAAACCTTTATTCCAGATGCTCCCCACGTCTATTTACTGGACGGgtcccctccttttctcttcaaTGCCCCAAGATGCCACCTGTGTAATTTACTAaactgtgtgtgtttgggtgtaATTTTGGCTTTCGTCTCCTTGCTCAGGAGGGTCTGTCCACACActcatgtcttttttctttctttgggtgggtgggtgacaattaagattttatttttgtacagcagttttagatttacagaaaaattgagcaggaaGTACAGAGGTCCCTTATACCTCTCTCCACATGTACAAAGTTTCTGCTATTAACATCGCGCCCGGGGTGGTACATTTGTTGCAATCGATGAGCTGATACAGATACATTATTACTAAAGCCCGTAGTTGCCATTAGGTTTGCTCCTTGTATGTTCTATGAGTTtgtacaaatgtataatgacatgtatctgcCACTACAGGGTCATACAGAGTAGTTCCACTGCCCGAAAGATCCTCTGTGTTCCACTGACTCaccccttcctgcttccctcctgaatccctggaaaccaccaatcaTTTTACTGCCGATATAGTTttgcctccatttctttattttattaacttatcttaagtgatctctacacccaacgtgggtcttaaactcacgaccctgcgatcaagagttgcgtgctccccccaaatgagccagccaggcacccctgtagtttTATCTACTGTCTTTAATTTTTGAGGTTTGATCTTATGCTTTCTCACCACCGCcccatcctttctcttctttatcaGGTCATTCCAGTTAGGTCTCCCATATAAACTTTAGGAGTAACTTGTCTAGTTCAGAAAACAAAGTCACCTATTGGTATTTTTTAGCAAtggaaaacatttccatttgTTCACATCTCCTTTTATGTGCTTTAacggtctttaaaaaaaaaatttttttttccatataattcTTGCCCTTGACTAGTTAAATTTCCTCCAGGATATTTGTGTGCTGTTGCTACCTAACAAACTGCCACAGACTCAGTGGCCTCAAATGATACAGATTTATTATGTGTCTCTGTGGGTCATACCTGGGCCCTGGCTATTcgggtcttcttcttctttttttttttttttttaatatttttatttttgagagacacacacagcacaagtgggggaggggcagagacagagccacccaggcgcccagctaGTCGGGTTTTCTGTTCAGGGTCCCatcaggctgaaatcaaggtgctggtTGGGCAACAATGAACCCATGAGAGGCCTGGGTCTTCGGACAAGATTCCTGGTCGTTGGCAGGACTCaattcttgtttctttcctttcctttttcttttctttctttctttccttctttttttttagagagagagagcttgcaagtgcacaagtgggggaggggcagagagagagagagagacctagaatctgaagcaggctccaggctccaagctctcagcacagagcccgacatggggcttgaactcatgaactgtgagatcataaactgaaccaaagtcagaggcttaaccaactgaggtacccagCACCCCGGCAGGATTCAGTTTCTtatggttgtaggactgaggtcctcagctcctagaggccacCCACTGTTCCCTGCCATGTGGTCCTCTCCACAACAGCCCGCTTGTTTAAGACGAACTGAAGAGTGTCTGGGATGCTCCCAAATCTCTCCGATTTCTTCTGTCTCTGGCAGCAGACTCTTTTAAAAGGCTCACCTGATTTGGTCAGGCCCACCCAGCACCATTTGTGTCATTTCACTTAAAGCCAACTGCTTAAGGACCtccattacatctgcaaaatcccttcacttTCATCATGTCATGTAACTTGTCAAGGGGAGTGATACCCAATCCTATTTACAAGTCTAGCACATTATCAAGGGCGGGGGGGCATACACATCAGGGGGTGGGAACCTCTTGAGGACCACCTTAGAATCCTGCCTACTGCACTTGGTGTGCAATTGTGGAGTGGCCAGTATTTTGATGTCGGGGCATTTCATACAAATCCCAATGTCTGGCTCCTCTTGGAAAACTGGCAAATCTGGCCACCTGGGCTCTGCATTCCCATGGCATTATGTCTGGCTGCCGCTAGGGGTAAGCGGCCACAGCCTCCACTCAGTCCACATCGCTTCCGTTAGCCTCCCGACCTCCGTCAGCACTTGAGCTTCTGAACCCTGGCTCAAGATCATACACGGGCCAAGGGGTCGGATGGCTCTGGGTTTGAAACTCAGCTCTGTGCACTTTTGAGCTTCAGCTTCTTCAGCTGTAGGATGGAGACAACAGCCGCTGCTGAGGGTCAATGAGCACATTCAGGTaagccacctccctcctcccgctCCCCAGGTGCTGAAGACGCGGCTGACCCTGCGCCGGACCGGCCAGTACAAGGGGCTGTTGGACTGTGCAAGGCAGATCCTGGAGCGGGAGGGCACCCGTGCCCTGTACCGCGGCTACCTGCCCAACATGCTTGGGATCATCCCCTATGCCTGCACCGACCTGGCCGTCTACGAGGTGTGGGTCCCCCAccctggggcggggagggccAGGAGTGGTATGAACCCAGGCCCGTCGTGAACGTCCTCCTGCCTCCTTTCTTTTGCAGATGCTCAGGTGTTTCTGGCTGAAGTCAGGCAGGGACATGGAGAATCCTAGTGGCCTGGTCAGTTTGTCATCTGTGACGCTGTCCACGACCTGTGGCCAGATGGCCAGTTACCCGCTGACTCTGGTGCGCACCAGGATGCAGGCCCAAGGTCAGACTAGCGCCACTAGCCACTGGACATGCCCCTCCCCTCGGCCTTGACTCTGAACTTTCTCATCCCCTGAAACTGACTCCCAAACTCTCCACATCTGATCCTGGCCAACTTTGCTGACCTCTGAGCCCACCAAGACTCACCCCCAAATCTGATCCCAGCCCTGAAATTAACCTACAAACcactaaaatgaacattttagttCACTTAGTTCAACTGACCCCCACAAATGTCCCCAAACATGACCCAGGCCCCCATACTGGCCTGCAGTCATAGTTTCCCCAAAATGTCCCCCAACTTCTTCAAAACAGACCCAGCTCTTATTGGCTCCAAAAGTCAAAATTCCTGAAGTTCCTAAATTTGCTAAATCTGACTCTTAGATGTCCCAGTGTCATAGGAAGATGTCATAACCACTGCCCCCACTAACCTGGATACTCCCCAAATGTGGCTTCCCCAAATGGACGCTCAGCCCCTGAACCAATCCACAAACATCCAAACAGGTCCTCAGTTCACTACCCTAATCTTAAAAATATCCCCAAACTACCCCTTAGCACACTTGCCAAGTCTCCGGGAGATCTCAGAAGCTCCCTCCCAAATAAGCCTGAATGTTTTTTAGGATGCTCCTAAAAACAAATCCTTAAAACTCCCACTCTCCCCAAACTGACCAATTTCCTCTAAAAGTCTTCCAGACTCCTTCCCAACTGACCCCCACACCTCTGCCCCTGGCTTCACCCACCCCGCAACATTCTAGCCCCCCAGGAGACTGGATCAACTCTAAGATTTCCCCTGTTTCCACAGACACCGTGAAGGGATCAAACCCCACCATGTGTGGAATCTTCCGGCGGATCCTGGCCCAGCAGGGTTGGCCTGGGCTGTACCGAGGCATGACTCCCACCTTACTGAAGGTGTTGCCAGCAGGTGGCATCAGCTATGTGGTGTATGAGGCCATGAAGAAAACCCTGGGCGTATAGACAGTGTCTGGTCGACACACCCTGGGCAGAAATGGACAGGAGGGTCCAGTGTCCCCTGGCCCAAAGAGCCCTCCAGGCTGAGgcctgaggggggtggggcagttTTTGTCAGGAGAAGCAGTCTGGGGGCCTGGTCAGAAGATTCTTGGGGACCCCTCCCCAGGGTGCAGGCTGGGACTAGTCTGGACTCCAATTTGGCCCATTATGGCTTGTCCCGGCTTCAGGGTGACATGGTGGACAAGGAGACTATCTGAAATAAAGAGACGGTTTCTGCTGGATGGGTCTGGGATACCTGGGTCCAAGACAGGAGCTGGGTGTTTGGAATCTCTGGGTCTAGGAGGGGACTAGGAATCCTTGGTACCAGGAGATGAGTTGGGGACCTGGAATACCCTAGGTCTAAGAGGGAGCTGGTCGCTTCAGATATCTGGGTCCAAAAGTGGAAGCCAGGTACCTGGGATCCCGGGGGCCCGGAGTGGGGGCTGGATATCTTGGACCCCTTGTACCTGAATAGGAATTGTAAAGCTACCGGATACCTGGGTTCAGGAGAGAAATTGAGTACCTAGGACGGGTGCTTGTAGCTCAGATCCCAGACCTTATGTGAAGCGGGTGTGGGGTGTGGCATTAGGGTCCTAGGAGAGAACCAACGGCTCTAGACCCTTGCATTCTGGAGGGGAACTGGTTTCATTGAATCCTGGAAGAGAAGTGGGGGCTCTAGAATCCTGGGTGTTGAAGTGAAGGGATACAGGGGATCCCTGGGTTCCCTCCTACTCTTGGGCCATCCCACCCCCGGAAGCACCGATCTCCAAGACCTCGAGCAGGCCATGTGTTCGGCCTACCCAGTCAGGCTCCGGGGGCGCTAACTCAGACGTCAGGCCCGAATTCCCGCAGCCGGTCGGCACTGCCCACGTCGACTGCCATTCACTCCCGCTACCGCCAATCGCCTCTCGTCGTCTGGGTGGCCGGCTCCGCCCCAATGCAGCTGCGTTTCCACTGGCTCCCACCAAAACTGGGCACCTTTACTGCCTTCACTGCCATTTGTTTGCAGCGGTGTCTGTCACCTTGCACCGCCCCCACCGCCCAGCCATTGGCTTAGAAATCAAGGCTAGAAAAGGATTCTGGTTAACGGGGAAAGCAATCCTGTCCAAACCTAAGCTCGTCACCCAGGACTCGTCAGGAATTGGGTTAAATCGACTGCCAATCTTGACAAGAACCGCCTCCTGCGTGTACTCATTGGCTTGCGTGCACGATTATCTCACCTGGCGCCCGCCCAGCCTGTTGAAAGGGGCCTTTCGTCAGTCCCTCCTTCCCGTCCACTTGACTCTCTGG
This DNA window, taken from Neofelis nebulosa isolate mNeoNeb1 chromosome 4, mNeoNeb1.pri, whole genome shotgun sequence, encodes the following:
- the SLC25A41 gene encoding mitochondrial carrier protein SCaMC-3L isoform X2, with translation MVPVDVLEVDSEGALWKFLLSGAMAGAVSRTGTAPLDRAKVYMQVYSSKTNFMNLLVGLRSMVQEGGFRSLWRGNGINVLKIAPEYAIKFSVFEQCKNYFCGVHGSPPIQERLLAGSLAVATSQTLINPMEVLKTRLTLRRTGQYKGLLDCARQILEREGTRALYRGYLPNMLGIIPYACTDLAVYEMLRCFWLKSGRDMENPSGLVSLSSVTLSTTCGQMASYPLTLVRTRMQAQDTVKGSNPTMCGIFRRILAQQGWPGLYRGMTPTLLKVLPAGGISYVVYEAMKKTLGV
- the SLC25A41 gene encoding mitochondrial carrier protein SCaMC-3L isoform X1 is translated as MGAQPEGAQKPCLRVQTLFKRVKALLTKAPPPSPPSPPSRNPGCTHVYGYVFGHVGENDLEHLPSQQVLDTGEQLMVPVDVLEVDSEGALWKFLLSGAMAGAVSRTGTAPLDRAKVYMQVYSSKTNFMNLLVGLRSMVQEGGFRSLWRGNGINVLKIAPEYAIKFSVFEQCKNYFCGVHGSPPIQERLLAGSLAVATSQTLINPMEVLKTRLTLRRTGQYKGLLDCARQILEREGTRALYRGYLPNMLGIIPYACTDLAVYEMLRCFWLKSGRDMENPSGLVSLSSVTLSTTCGQMASYPLTLVRTRMQAQDTVKGSNPTMCGIFRRILAQQGWPGLYRGMTPTLLKVLPAGGISYVVYEAMKKTLGV